In Struthio camelus isolate bStrCam1 chromosome 4, bStrCam1.hap1, whole genome shotgun sequence, a genomic segment contains:
- the BOD1L1 gene encoding biorientation of chromosomes in cell division protein 1-like 1 isoform X6 codes for MASNSQPQPPPPPPPPPPPQQQPPLPGAGAAGGGGTAEPELVSMIVNHLKSQGLFDQFRRDCLADVDTKPAYQNLRQRVDNFVSNHLATHTWSPHLNKNQLRNNIRQQVLKSGMLESGIDRIISQVVDPKINHTFRPQVEKAVHEFLATLNHKEEAGPSTAPSEEKTDASITVQGVSTTAPSGNVASDAMSILETITSLNQEASAARASTENSNSKNNDKVAKRLLSQQSVDGSTERERSAEDLSDREKAICDLSGEGAETFEKCEDLNELPCQSEEIKNSAKDSNSLTSTSKEIHQESEDQKSKLVDKCDKKPDSIEKGERRKEKKEKLEKKSDHSKKTDDTTKPKEEKQVRESEPLKQLVAEKTSNKHKTTESTKEEHALIDSDMDVLSDITVSSVHTSDLSSFEEESEEEAVISDSTEEGEITSDDEEEKNSHSKTKSQTNELSDGKAKPVRHAYVRKPFLYSKYFSDSDDERTVEQRRQSIAKEKEERLLRRQINRERLEEKRKQKAAEKTKSLKTGNQNAKGIGGKSGLNLEEHSARSLESKVTGTSIKDVLKEQKFLEKKVALSRKRKRDSRRVEDSWKKKYEPSEDDSKEMQKTNETCEKNSLKELKHNHGKSEISKPLRRLSESVHSTDENKSDSKVEKEHKRKMSTTLQAEGSQQDSEIKDSKKQLDRAEVNTEELQKQKSLFKNEKHPKKDSDTEIQHIRNTTKKEAKSYRDKNEKERTALEDKPSLKHKYKGDSIHKTSEDIELHSFERGLKGEDGAQKHNQQIKVSSDDKSERKNKHRSERKLSVTGKDGKNISECSLKAEELLRKDTKKDRHLSTEKSRAEYKSKRSLSDSRPQKDSISASKQPASALHKRSESYSEDKHEIDSPNSDCNLKQEDNVHKDRRRSKSVVEDKFLLKSKSKSHNKQSKATETELQESLAKQEAGQKLDKDKSMEENDSEKQHKSKNEDKICEESGVVFEFESGVQSTQGSQKDFSHRVKLHSGERGSVKEKYRSDKDAGNSRLERKFSEGHKSRSLKHSNKEMKKKEENSKLEDKDVKETDSSHEKVLGIIVAIDKKSSKKILCENRKGNTSNQDMQAGEEKQSATITSHTPAPQKSSTNSDDLYSAHERELMELDLEEAKVQAVSKIEGKSVHNSFPAIDAKNATKEKISLPVSNMELKCSLADLEACESQFLDAIEKTVKQENIPDKDTGALDTLSRQTSMDQGPNKQGAYQMSIVYETTGRILLNAPSKDQASEDSKKPKNFKTVINPSVDNDPLAINCSRQDAAGVKSMDMDTSDFTDSLSSVSKEECPNSDETSLFKDAFILKNNAAQAVYMEQGGAALSSFVKDDGNYALMDSTEKDGEVPLPDEQAMEGSRADLRSQEDYDKATKLESPQRSEFKMKNESLINDVTEGCGDATAKEFVLTNLKRKERECLNTDPSSKGERSMMMDIMKNNAVHDAGGMIQSSSVLAPIRVPEETVKESVIASREEGTGMTGMEDKNESNAVGTSAGSNKLSLLHSSLQTTTATVIGTSAETMESTVTASSTGEGRAEGASHSEKESDATTTCSEEESEVTLICTSIEADEGFTTGIWVKSSEGGSFITGTDVGECTVTAAEEGGSGVVTEGLAESESFLTSTKEENEECSMVDAEESGKGSVNASGVEIEDSVNSAGVEEKDDAVTSAGSEEKRKTSACGDAGKFESSVSCLGEVESDGAVTSAGTETGEGSTSDDNSGEFSSGMTRAGQVKEHEGTVTCTGAEERSRNFIICSVTGTDAQGESAVTGACTEIDTNNSATSGTSSDKCEDTINGESAVTSTGITPEDDAEISAVCTGLEDSNEGFAVCLDAEKCESLMDSTRAKEEANVTMISAGPCDDEGFVTSTGSKEEDEEDEGIVTSTGRGNEEIEHASTCTGMESENALICIGAEEGESSIICIVAEQMEAESGVAGTNINKLTVDSMTSVEKEGSHGTAGKNTKGIVESSVTSASTAEDGALTAHTGEQEHALTPLDAEECEGPMTSAMTVQDKSQSGTVEEHENAMMSFGSRGLDGSISSAVPEEDENSLIPADKEEKIKGDVISTSTVEESDAPLHSAMDAEEGPLAVVRANESGESSMVLIDAEETEVPMPSTATEFKESVHAFSSKQEKDECTMISTSIVEEFETPMSSAAVEYDGQLPSVRTEEMNENTVVSIDMEIYEVPMPSASSAGDDDESHPTASGKEEKDECAMISTSVVEEQVILMSDEVTEEAVQHISHTESKNETVMISTSTAECFEAPMSSVGVQDENKLTASETEGRYEAAMITTSVTEECEIVLISAAPQAEGQLIVAEGDEDAIISPNASEDCKIVETSATVEEQFELAAFNADAKSKGSVIFVGDCGTPVLRVATNSEDQHTASSIGDKEEGAVITLSTMEECDSLFTFAVIEESQLAAESTEVKDKSEQIFNTANQIECILSTTSPEKSNNSLLVIGRENETSDNIVKGESLASQTTAENEITETDENSVNLLSVAEALCVEISTETAVSASPSTEANEDDEEAEDDVSHEDVASGLSCVISEAAMENETLRNINYKFNSNLLLESDFSEIRTPLPRAQALSLVSPNAVTVNTNHGEVTIEAELGGKSDFSVLHVEELYESDDKTNLVKIDDIGIEVTFQKNSTTFNSGNNAALPNLAEELEFETNLRTEEPQQHESPRSEGVYVELRTKEFPKVDLQQRNIDVEEETIRVENMDHQITEEHGRRGMKSNIADIEKCNQLVARDVRKDDEQSQCSKTKPNSIKEVISGDTTEVSEEIDVKRTPPKSDVEEKDEFITKQETTEKVKQNLESNASLVEENQPIVVKRKRGRPRKYPLEPVQPGGGESKADMSTGNQQSPTFVGKGKAPQTETLEPERKRRKLALAEEELKEQEEGEEDDGEDDDETCSGATTRSATRLETQRKQPSKPTTRAASKGSSPSSLSPRTQQKLAGKKRSPSDTKINKSPPLTQLKVQSTKRKREGSPTLVRRKGQQKADETPIKKAKR; via the exons atGGCCAGCAACTcccagccgcagcccccgccgccgccgcccccgccgccgcccccacagcagcagccgccgctgccgggggccggggccgccggaggGGGCGGCACGGCGGAGCCCGAGCTGGTCTCCATGATCGTCAACCACCTCAAGAGCCAGGGGCTCTTCGACCAGTTCCGCCGCGACTGCCTGGCCGACGTGGACACCAAG CCTGCGTATCAGAATTTGAGACAACGTGTCGACAACTTTGTTTCTAATCATTTGGCAACTCATACCTGGAGTCCTCATCTGAACAAGAACCAGCTGAGAAATAACATTAGGCAGCAGGTTCTCAA GTCTGGAATGTTGGAATCTGGAATTGACAGAATTATTTCTCAGGTTGTGGACCCAAAGATCAACCACACATTCAGACCTCAGGTGGAAAAAGCTGTCCATGAATTTTTAGCCACATTGAATCACAAAGAGGAGGCAGGCCCCAGTACAGCTCCAAGTGAGGAGAAAACAGATGCTTCTATTACAGTACAAG GTGTCTCTACTACTGCTCCTAGTGGCAATGTAGCTAGTGATGCAATGTCCATTTTGGAAACAATAACATCTCTTAACCAAGAAGCAAGTGCTGCCAGGGCTTCAACAGAGAACTCAAATTCCAAGAACAATGACAAAGTTGCAAAAAGACTCTTATCTCAGCAGAGTGTTGATGGTAGCACTGAGAGAGAGCGAAGTGCAGAGGACTTGTCAGACAGAGAGAAAGCAATTTGTGATCTTTCTGGAGAAGGAGCTGAAACATTTGAAAAGTGTGAAGATTTAAATGAGCTTCcctgtcaaagtgaagaaataaaaaattcagcAAAGGATAGTAATAGTTTAACTTCTACAAGTAAGGAAATTCATCAAGAAAGCGAAGACCAAAAGAGTAAATTAGTAGATAAATGTGACAAGAAACCAGACAGCAttgagaaaggggaaagaagaaaagaaaagaaagaaaaacttgagAAGAAGTCTGACCATTCAAAGAAAACGGATGATACTACAAagccaaaagaagaaaagcaagtgaGAGAGTCAGAACCACTGAAACAGTTGGTTGCAGAAAAAACCAGCAATAAGCATAAAACAACTGAAAGCACAAAAGAAG aaCATGCTTTGATAGATTCAGATATGGATGTACTCAGTGACATCACTGTCAGCTCTGTCCATACCAGTGACCTTTCCTCTTTTgaagaggagagcgaagaggaagcTGTAATTTCTGACAGTACCGAAGAGGGGGAGATCACATCAGACG atgaagaggagaaaaacagtcaTAGTAAGACAAAGTCTCAGACTAATGAGCTAAGTGATGGGAAAGCCAAGCCTGTTCGTCATGCTTATGTTCGCAAGCCTTTTTTGTACTCCAAGTACTTCAGTGATTCTGATGATGAACGAACTGTAGAGCAACGCCGTCAGTCCATT gccaaagaaaaagaagagagactcCTAAGACGACAAATAAACAGGGAGAGGCTTGAAGAAAAACGTaaacagaaagctgcagaaaaaacaaaatccctgAAAACTGGAAATCAAAATGCTAAAGGTATAGGAG gaaaaagtgGCTTGAACTTGGAAGAACATTCAGCAAGAAGTCTCGAGTCGAAAGTTACTGGTACCAGCATCAAGGATGTGcttaaagaacagaaatttttagaaaaaaaagttgccctgagcagaaaaagaaaaagagattcaaG GCGTGTTGAAGATAGttggaaaaagaaatatgagCCATCTGAAGATGACtctaaagaaatgcaaaagacaaATGAG ACTTGTGAAAAAAATTCGTTAAAAGAACTGAAGCATAATCATGGGAAAAGTGAGATATCTAAACCTCTTAGAAGGCTTTCGGAATCAGTGCATTCAACTGACGAAAACAAAAGTGATTCTAAAGTGGagaaagaacataaaagaaaGATGTCCACCACTCTTCAGGCTGAAGGAAGCCAGCAGGACAGTGAAATAAAGGATTCAAAAAAACAACTGGATAGAGCAGAAGTTAATACTGAAGAACTACAGAAGCAgaaatctctctttaaaaatgaaaaacatcccAAAAAAGATAGTGATACAGAAATTCAACATATCAGAAATACTACCAAAAAAGAGGCCAAGTCTTacagagataaaaatgaaaaggagagaacTGCTTTGGAAGATAAACCTTCTTTAAAGCACAAATATAAAGGAGACAGCATTCATAAAACAAGTGAGGATATTGAACTCCATTCTTTTGAGAGAGGCTTGAAAGGAGAGGATGGTGCTCAGAAACATAATCAGCAAATAAAAGTTTCCTCAGATgacaaatctgaaagaaaaaataaacacagaagtgAACGGAAATTATCAGTAActggaaaagatggaaaaaatatttctgaatgtagTTTAAAAGCTGAAGAGTTACTACGTAAAGATACTAAAAAAGACAGACATCTTTCAACAGAAAAATCAAGAGCAGAATACAAATCTAAAAGGTCCCTGAGTGATTCTAGGCCACAAAAGGATTCCATAAGTGCCTCAAAGCAACCTGCTTCTGCATTGCACAAAAGGAGCGAAAGTTACTCAGAAGATAAACATGAAATAGATTCACCTAACTCTGATTGCAACTTGAAACAAGAAGATAACGTTCACAAAGATAGACGACGATCTAAGAGCGTTGTAGAAGACAAGTTTTTGTTAAAGTCTAAGTCAAAGTCTCATAATAAACAATCCAAAGCAACTGAAACAGAATTACAGGAAAGCTTAGCAAAGCAAGAGGCTGGTCAGAAACTGGATAAAGATAAAAGCATGGAAGAGAATGACTCAGAAAAGCAACACAAATCCAAGAACGAAGATAAAATTTGTGAGGAAAGTGGTGTTGTGTTTGAGTTTGAAAGTGGTGTACAGTCAACTCAGGGATCGCAAAAAGACTTTAGTCACAGAGTTAAGTTACATTCAGGAGAAAGAggatctgtaaaagaaaaatacaggagtGATAAAGATGCAGGCAACTCCAGACTAGAAAGAAAGTTCTCTGAAGGTCACAAAAGCAGAAGCTTAAAGCATAGTAACAAGGAaatgaagaagaaggaagagaacagTAAATTAGAGGATAAAGACGTTAAAGAAACAGATAGCAGTCATGAAAAAGTTTTGGGCATCATAGTGGCAATAGATAAGAAATCAAGTAAGAAGATATTGTGTGAAAATAGAAAAGGCAATACATCAAACCAAGATAtgcaagcaggagaagaaaagcaatcaGCAACTATAACCAGTCATACTCCAGCCCCCCAAAAGTCGAGTACGAATAGTGATGACCTGTATTCTGCCCATGAGAGAGAGCTGATGGAACTTGATTTAGAAGAAGCAAAAGTACAGGCAGTATCTAAAATCGAAGGAAAAAGTGTTCATAATTCATTCCCAGCCATAGACGCcaaaaatgcaacaaaagaaaaaatatctctcCCAGTTTCAAATATGGAATTAAAATGCAGCTTGGCAGATCTTGAGGCTTGTGAATCTCAGTTTCTGGATGCAATTGAAAAAACTGTTAAACAAGAAAACATCCCTGATAAAGACACTGGTGCCTTAGATACTTTGTCCAGACAAACTTCCATGGATCAAGGACCCAATAAACAAGGGGCTTATCAAATGAGCATTGTATATGAAACAACTGGTAGAATCTTGCTGAATGCTCCCAGTAAGGATCAAGCTTCAGAAGACAGCAAAAAAccaaagaattttaaaactgtgaTAAATCCTAGTGTAGATAATGATCCTTTGGCAATTAATTGTTCCAGACAAGATGCTGCTGGTGTGAAGTCCATGGATATGGATACCTCAGATTTTACAGATTCCTTGAGTAGTGTGTCTAAAGAAGAATGCCCAAATTCAGATGAGACTTCTTTGTTTAAAGatgctttcattttgaagaacAATGCAGCACAGGCTGTGTACATGGAACAAGGTGGTGCTGCACTAAGTTCTTTTGTGAAAGATGATGGCAATTATGCCCTGATGGACAGCACAGAAAAAGATGGTGAAGTGCCCCTACCTGATGAACAGGCAATGGAAGGCAGTAGAGCTGATTTACGTAGTCAAGAAGATTATGACAAAGCAACTAAGTTAGAGAGCCCTCAAAGAAGtgagtttaaaatgaaaaatgaaagcttgatAAATGACGTAACTGAAGGTTGTGGAGATGCAACAGCAAAAGAATTTGTCCTAACAAacctaaaaagaaaggaaagagaatgctTGAATACAGACCCTTCTTCAAAGGGAGAAAGAAGCATGATGATGGATATCATGAAAAACAATGCGGTGCATGATGCTGGTGGTATGATTCAATCTTCCTCTGTGTTAGCGCCCATAAGAGTTCCAGAAGAAACAGTCAAAGAGTCTGTTATAGCTAGTAGAGAAGAAGGGACTGGCATGACTGGCAtggaagataaaaatgaaagcaatgcaGTAGGTACCAGTGCAGGAAGTAATAAACTTAGTTTGTTGCACAGCAGCCTTCAAACAACTACGGCCACTGTAATAGGAACTAGCGCAGAAACAATGGAAAGCACTGTAACAGCCTCTAGtacaggagaaggaagagctgaggGAGCATCACattctgaaaaggaaagtgaTGCTACAACCACTTGCTCAGAAGAAGAAAGTGAGGTGACATTAATTTGCACAAGCATAGAAGCTGATGAAGGCTTCACAACAGGCATCTGGGTAAAAAGTAGTGAGGGAGGCAGTTTCATCACAGGAACAGATGTTGGTGAGTGTACTgtcacagcagctgaagaaggcgGTAGTGGTGTTGTCACTGAAGGGTTAGCAGAAAGTGAAAGTTTCCTAACTagtacaaaagaagaaaatgaagagtgcAGTATGGTTGATGCAGAAGAAAGTGGTAAAGGTTCAGTCAATGCAAGTGGAGTAGAAATTGAAGACAGTGTGAATAGTGCTGGAGTGGAAGAGAAGGATGATGCTGTAACTAGTGCAGGCTCTGAAGAAAAGCGGAAAACTTCAGCTTGTGGAGATGCTGGCAAATTTGAAAGTTCCGTATCCTGTTTAGGTGAAGTAGAGAGCGATGGTGCTGTAACCAGTGCAGGGACAGAAACAGGTGAAGGATCCACAAGTGATGACAATTCAGGTGAATTTAGTAGTGGCATGACAAGAGCTGGCCAAGTGAAAGAACATGAAGGTACTGTGACTTGCACAGGTGCAGAAGAAAGAAGTCGTAACTTTATAATCTGCTCAGTGACTGGTACAGATGCCCAAGGAGAAAGCGCTGTAACGGGTGCATGTACTGAAATAGACACAAACAACAGTGCTACAAGTGGAACTAGTAGTGACAAATGTGAGGATACTATAAATGGTGAAAGTGCAGTGACCAGCACAGGCATAACTCCAGAAGATGATGCTGAAATTTCAGCAGTCTGCACAGGGCTAGAAGACAGCAATGAAGGGTTTGCAGTTTGTTTGGATGCTGAAAAATGTGAAAGTCTAATGGACAGTACAAGAGCAAAGGAAGAAGCCAACGTCACTATGATCAGTGCAGGCCCTTGTGATGATGAGGGTTTTGTGACTAGTACAGGCTCaaaagaggaggatgaagaagatgAGGGTATTGTGACCAGTACtggaagaggaaatgaagaaattGAGCATGCTTCTACTTGTACAGGAATGGAAAGTGAGAACGCACTAATTTGCATAGGTGCAGAAGAAGGCGAAAGTTCCATTATCTGCATAGTCGCTGAACAaatggaagcagagtcaggagtgGCTGGCACGAATATTAATAAGCTCACTGTTGACAGCATGACAAGTGTGGAGAAAGAAGGTAGTCATGGCACAGCCGGCAAAAATACTAAAGGGATTGTTGAAAGCAGCGTAACCAGTGCAAGTACTGCAGAGGACGGTGCCCTGACAGCACATACGGGAGAACAGGAACATGCCCTGACTCCATTAGATGCTGAGGAATGTGAGGGTCCTATGACTAGTGCTATGACAGTGCAAGATAAGAGTCAATCTGGCACAGTAGAAGAGCATGAGAATGCCATGATGTCCTTTGGCAGCAGAGGACTTGATGGCTCTATAAGTAGTGCAGTTCCAGAGGAAGATGAGAATTCTCTTATTCCTgctgacaaagaagaaaaaattaaaggtGATGTTATCTCTACTAGTACAGTGGAAGAAAGTGATGCTCCTTTACATTCAGCCATGGATGCTGAGGAAGGTCCACTCGCTGTTGTAAGAGCAAATGAAAGTGGGGAAAGCTCTATGGTCTTAATAGAtgctgaagagacagaggtgcCCATGCCCAGTACAGCTACAGAATTTAAAGAGAGTGTACATGCTTTTAGCAGTAAGCAAGAAAAAGATGAGTGTACTATGATATCCACAAGTATTGTGGAGGAATTTGAGACTCCGATGTCGAGCGCTGCTGTTGAATATGATGGCCAGCTCCCCTCTGTGAGAACAGAAGAAATGAATGAGAATACTGTGGTTTCTATAGATATGGAAATATATGAGGTTCCTATGCCCAGTGCATCCAGTGCAGGAGATGATGACGAAAGTCACCCAACTGCTAgtggtaaagaagaaaaagatgagtGTGCTATGATTTCCACAAGCGTTGTGGAAGAACAAGTAATTCTCATGTCTGATGAAGTCACGGAAGAGGCAGTTCAACATATCTCACACACAGAGtcaaaaaatgaaactgtaatgATCTCTACAAGTACAGCAGAATGTTTTGAAGCCCCAATGTCTAGTGTAGGTGTGCAAGATGAAAACAAACTCACTGCCTCAGAAACAGAAGGACGATATGAAGCTGCTATGATCACTACAAGTGTGACAGAAGAATGTGAGATAGTCCTGATTAGTGCAGCACCACAAGCTGAAGGTCAGCTCATTGTAGCAGAAGGAGATGAAGACGCCATTATCTCTCCGAATGCATCAGAGGATTGTAAGATTGTGGAGACCAGTGCAACTGTAGAGGAACAGTTTGAACTAGCGGCTTTCAATGCAGATGCAAAAAGCAAGGGTTCTGTGATTTTTGTGGGAGACTGTGGAACTCCTGTGCTTAGAGTTGCCACCAACAGTGAAGATCAACACACTGCTTCGAGTATAGGAGATAAAGAAGAAGGGGCAGTGATCACTCTGAGCACGATGGAAGAATGCGATAGTCTCTTCACCTTTGCAGTCATAGAAGAAAGTCAGCTTGCTGCTGAGAGTACAGAAGTAAAAGATAAAAGTGAGCAAATTTTTAATACTGCTAACCAGATTGAATGCATCCTATCAACTACAAGCccagaaaaaagtaataattctTTGCTTGTCATTGGTAGAGAGAATGAGACCTCTGATAACATTGTGAAGGGAGAATCCTTAGCATCTCAAACCACAGCAGAGAATGAAATCacagaaacagatgaaaattCAGTGAACCTTCTTAGTGTAGCTGAAGCCCTTTGTGTGGAGATTAGTACGGAGACTGCTGTGAGTGCAAGCCCTTCCACAGAGGCAAATGAAGATGATGAGGAAGCTGAAGATGATGTTTCACATGAGGATGTTGCATCAGGACTCTCTTGTGTGATTTCAGAAGCAGCAATGGAGAATGAAACCCTGAGGAATATAAACTATAAATTTAATTCAAACTTGCTATTGGaaagtgatttttctgaaataaggaCTCCACTGCCTAGGGCACAGGCTCTTTCCTTAGTTTCTCCAAATGCAGTGACTGTAAATACCAACCATGGTGAAGTGACTATAGAAGCAGAATTAGGGGGAAAAAGTGACTTCTCTGTGTTGCACGTGGAAGAGCTATATGAAAGTGATGACAAGACGAACTTGGTCAAAATAGATGATATTGGAATTGAAGTTACTTTCCAAAAAAATAGCACAACCTTTAATTCag gcAATAACGCAGCTTTACCAAACTTGGCGGAAGAACTAGAATTTGAAACTAACTTGAGAACTGAAGAg CCACAACAGCATGAAAGCCCGAGAAGTGAAGGTGTATATGTGGAACTTCGTACTAAAGAGTTTCCAAAAG tagacttGCAGCAGAGGAATATTGATGTGGAAGAAGAAACTATTCGC GTGGAAAACATGGATCACCAGATAACTGAAGAACATGGAAGGAGAGGAATGAAATCTAACATAGCGGATATAGAAAAAT